One window from the genome of Engraulis encrasicolus isolate BLACKSEA-1 chromosome 16, IST_EnEncr_1.0, whole genome shotgun sequence encodes:
- the LOC134466655 gene encoding uncharacterized protein LOC134466655 yields the protein MEDLDENVFNDPMNSVIDWSDEGLAHHGGEHDDESSDDEYRPPIALRMGGALKTPQTIEGVPVVGIGETVHDLPTVEDQEEPLQPSLEIQDLPDSQKVIEKEDIIGVKAAIIYENCLRQLVTSLILPVKRCTGDLRTGVPCNSAGPFHVNIMCKATAMIVEWVCPDGHRVWRWTSQPVLKFGMQAGDFLLSTNILLSGSNYAKVALMFKFMNMGMVNPNTFFNIQDTYCVDAIREFWEEKRSEAINRLQGKDIAVCGDGRNDSPGHSAQYCSYTTMELESREVIYVATIDKRETSWNSTVMEREAFIKTVDTLSKEIKLVEFCTDAHVQIGALLNPDKGKYKDLGIHHSLDMWHGAKNLAKKIAAASKVKGQSILLNWLKDITNHFWWCCKTADTYAEFLNLWIGITHHVCNVHSWRMGGCQHGPIEDEPDRQWIERDSVSHKALVDIVLNKRFRKDVHKYLRFRSTSHLESFQNHILMYASKRHSFSPPVYEARVLLAALDYNHHRDRPTLTTSEGKQIFRRTFNKNARRYSLYAAKAQKSYDYIANLQGRVLERRLCSGVGMPRTRTLRPDDPRRLGVVPPVPPPTMSELVRTQVSRGLSSAFQAAADDQ from the exons ATGGAGGACCTGGATGAAAATGTCTTCAACGACCCCATGAACAGTGT CATTGACTGGTCAGACGAAGGCCTTGCCCATCATGGTGGGGAGCATGATGATGAGAGCTCGGATGATGAGTATCGGCCTCCAATTGCTTTACG AATGGGTGGGGCATTGAAGACACCACAGACCATTGAAGGTGTTCCTGTTGTTGGGATTGGTGAGACAGTGCATGACCTGCCCACTGTGGAAGACCAGGAAGAGCCTCTTCAACCAAGTCTCGAGATACAGGATTTGCCAGATTCTCAGAAAGTTATAGAAAAAGAAGACATTATTGGTGTCAAAGCTGCAATCATCTATGAGAACTGCTTGAGACAGCTTGTGACGTCGCTGATCCTTCCGGTGAAAAGATGTACGGGTGATCTCAGGACTGGCGTCCCGTGTAACAGTGCTGGCCCCTTTCATGTGAACATCATGTGTAAAGCCACCGCAATGATTGTAGAATGG GTATGTCCGGATGGTCACAGAGTATGGCGATGGACTTCACAGCCTGTTTTAAAATTTGGTATGCAGGCAGGGGACTTTCTCCTTTCAACAAACATTTTGCTTTCTGGAAGCAATTACGCCAAAGTTGCGCTGATGTTCAAGTTCATGAACATGGGAATGGTGAACCCAAACACCTTCTTCAATATCCAAGACACCTACTGTGTTGACGCAATAAGAGAATTCTGGGAAGAGAAGAGGTCTGAGGCCATCAACCGCCTTCAAGGAAAAGACATTGCAGTCTGTG GGGACGGCAGGAATGACTCACCTGGCCATAGTGCGCAGTACTGCAGCTACACTACAATGGAGCTTGAATCGAGGGAAGTCATTTATGTGGCCACCATTGATAAGCGAGAGACATCGTGGAATTCGACAGTAATGGAGAGGGAGGCCTTTATCAAGACTGTAGACACACTCTCCAAAGAGATCAAGCTGGTGGAATTCTGCACAGATGCCCATGTGCAGATTGGAGCCTTGTTGA ATCCAGACAAGGGCAAGTACAAGGACCTTGGCATCCACCACAGCCTCGACATGTGGCACGGCGCTAAGAATCTGGCCAAAAAAATCGCTGCG GCATCAAAGGTGAAAGGACAGTCTATTTTGCTTAACTGGCTGAAGGACATCACCAACCACTTTTGGTGGTGTTGCAAGACCGCAGACACGTATGCGGAATTTCTT AACCTTTGGATTGGCATAACCCATCATGTGTGCAACGTACACTCGTGGAGAATGGGAGGCTGCCAACACGGGCCAATTGAAGATGAGCCTGACAGACAGTGGATTGAGAGAGACTCCGTTAGCCACAAAGCTCTGGTCGACATTGTGCTCAACAAACGTTTTCGAAAGGATGTCCACAAATATCTGCGCTTCAG ATCAACATCGCACCTGGAGTCTTTTCAGAATCATATCCTCATGTACGCCAGCAAGCGCCACTCCTTCAGCCCACCAGTTTATGAAGCACGAGTTTTGCTTGCAGCTCTTGATTACAACCATCACCGTGACAGACCGACGCTCACAACATCAGAGGGCAAACAAAT TTTCAGACGCACATTTAATAAAAATGCCAGGAGGTACAGTCTGTATGCCGCGAAGGCCCAGAAGAGCTATGATTACATAGCAAACCTACAAGGGAGAGTTCTTGAGCGAAGACTCTGCAGCGGAGTGGGAATGCCAAGGACCAGGACACTTCGGCCAGACGACCCACGGAGACTTGGCGTTGTGCCCCCAGTCCCTCCACCAACAATGTCGGAGCTTGTGCGGACGCAAGTCAGCCGAGGTCTAA GTTCGGCTTTCCAAGCCGCTGCTGATGATCAATGA
- the LOC134466654 gene encoding P2X purinoceptor 7-like, translated as MASTTNTSSSVISVDQSLSTPNSEDIGRGRGRRRRGKRGRGRGRGRRQPPQGDGGRPGPSRGRRRRAPAEDERERVEALKRQRLQDTEGELLEMTLEDFRSFTSRLIQRQPGLVFDVLLEWRNRHGDPPPAGTPGVPWCSCGNCRDMPTDREKVCCGHDPQHCSSGLGHFLQFCLDEAYLRVHRQYRADVTGLGNTREPGDDNREFRYAAYRHFIFWQHGSLGQGNRRVIPSCCVCKIRDKFPDPHGQYAGFQLTI; from the exons ATGGCTTCAACAACAAACACCTCGAGCAGCGTTATCTCCGTTGACCAG AGCTTGTCAACACCGAATTCTGAGGACATCGGCAGAGGCagggggagaagaaggagagggaagagagggagagggcgagggcgagggagGCGACAGCCACCGCAAGGGGATGGTggtcgtcccgggcccagtcgTGGACGTCGCCGCAGAGCCCCagcagaagacgagagagagagagtggaggcatTGAAAAGACAACGTCTCCAAGACACAGAG GGAGAACTGCTGGAGATGACACTGGAGGATTTCCGCAGTTTCACCTCTCGCCTCATCCAGCGTCAACCAGGCCTGGTGTTTGACGTCCTGCTGGAGTGGCGAAACAGGCATGGTGACCCACCTCCTGCCGGAACACCAGGGGTACCTTGGTGCAGCTGTGGTAATTGTCGAGACATGCCCACTGACAGGGAGAAGGTGTGCTGTGGACATGACCCTCAGCATTGCTCAAGTGGACTTGGGCACTttttgcagttttgcctggatgAGGCCTACCTGAGGGTACACAGGCAGTACCGGGCTGATGTGACAGGGCTGGGCAATACAAGAGAGCCGGGGGATGATAACCGGGAATTCAGGTATGCTGCCTACCGGCATTTCATTTTTTGGCAGCACGGGTCCTTGGGGCAGGGCAACAGGAGGGTTATTCCGAGTTGTTGCGTATGCAAAATCAGGGACAAGTTCCCTGATCCTCATGGGCAATATGCCGGATTTCAACTAACGATTTAA